One Anolis carolinensis isolate JA03-04 chromosome 4, rAnoCar3.1.pri, whole genome shotgun sequence DNA window includes the following coding sequences:
- the LOC103281241 gene encoding eppin: protein MEAHRHLLALALLLLAFGQHLTSSAPSSREAKKGYCYQVPPLGDVFDEKDCSACEKNGTCSTCARDAQCPGTQKCCPGDCGYVCQEAIFDFCQLPSICGNCKAMFSRFFYNTSSLKCEQFVYGGCGGNKNNFETEDECFKTCGFMDSA from the exons ATGGAGGCACACAGGCACCTGCTCGCCCTGGCGCTCCTTCTGCTCGCCTTCGGGCAACACCTGACCTCCTCGGCCCCAAGTTCAAGAGAAG CCAAGAAGGGCTACTGCTACCAGGTGCCTCCGCTGGGCGATGTCTTTGACGAGAAGGACTGCAGCGCCTGCGAGAAGAATGGGACCTGCTCCACTTGCGCCAGAGATGCCCAGTGCCCAGGGACCCAGAAATGCTGCCCCGGAGACTGTGGCTACGTCTGCCAGGAGGCCATTTTTG ACTTTTGCCAGCTGCCTTCCATCTGTGGCAACTGCAAGGCCATGTTCTCCCGCTTCTTCTACAACACCTCCAGCCTGAAATGCGAGCAGTTCGTCTATGGAGGTTGTGGTGGGAACAAGAACAACTTTGAGACAGAAGATGAATGCTTCAAAACCTGCGGGTTCATGG aTTCAGCCTAG